From Candidatus Campbellbacteria bacterium:
ACCACCCATCACCACAGCAGCTGCAGAACCTCCTGATGAGCCTCCGGGAACGCGTGATGTATCAAGTGGATTTTTTGTCGGACCATATGCAGACTGCTCGGTTGAACTTCCCATCGCAAATTCATCCATGTTTGCTCGTCCAACAATTACGGCTCCTGCAGTTTTTAATTTTGCAACAGCGGTTGCATCATACGACGCAATATATCCTTCTAAAATCTTTGAACCGGCAGTTGCTGTTTTTCCTACCATACACATGTTGTCTTTCAAAACAATTGGAATTCCTGTGAGTGCCGTTGCTTTCCCTTCCACAATCAGTGCATCTGCTTTTTTTGCCTGCTCTCGTGCATCAGTAAATACTTCAAGAAATGCGTGAATTTCTCCATCTTTTGCTTTGATGTTGGCGAGACACGCGTCCAGAAGTTCCACCGCAGTGAATTCTTTTGCATTCAATTTCTTTCGTACCTCCACAATTGATAATTTCGTCACATCTATCGTCATAGAATATTTTTTACCTTCACAAAGTTGCCTTCGCGAGTAGGCGCATTATTCAAAAGTGCTTCAGTGTATACCCCACTTTCGTGCGGATGTGCGTCTTCACGAAGCACATTATGTGGCACACCGACCGATGTGTGGTCATCCAAGTTCACCTTGGCGCCCTTGAGCTCGTCCACAAACGCAATAATGGCGTCCATGTCTTTTGCCAAGGATTCTTTTTCACCTTCAGGAAGCTCTATACGGGCAAGTTGTGCAAGTTTTTCAATATCTGCTTTAGAAATACTCATGTCTGTATTGTACCAAATATGTGAAAACCCCGCCCTGCGCGAACGCAAAGGCGGGGTGAACTTGAGAACTACACGGTCATCTTAGGCGACCTTGCGAACGACCAGGACTTAGTTGTTGAGTTGCTACTACCTGCGGAGACCGGCGGGCTCGCGGTAATTCCACCTGTCATTGAGCCAGCGCCAGGACACGCTCGGCTGTTTGACACCGCAGTCCATGTATGGGACATGGAGCTCGTCTTCGTCGTCGCGGACGACCGAGGCCCAGCCATAGACCACCTTTCCGCGCCAATCGGCGGGGATGCAGTTGGGATTCGCCTCATACCACTTCAGGTCACCGAACGACAGCGATCGCCCGAGAAGATCCACCGCCCTGAGACCGGCGTACACCTCGTGACCAGTCGGCCTGTTGCTGGTCGGCTGCCGCAGGTCGAGCCAGATACCGGTCTCGCCGGGATCGCGAAGCGTTGGCGCCTCGAGCCCCGGCGTGAGGTGCTTGCGCACCCAGTTGGGGTACTCGAGCACCGACCTCTTCACCACCTCGACGATGCGGATTGTCTTCCCCTGCCTGATTGCCTCGAGGGCAATCGGAATGACGGCATCAGGACCCTGGAGACCTCTCTCCTGAAAAACCTTGGCCGTAATTCCTACAGCACGTGCCTGTCGTGCAACCTCTCGTCCTTGTCCGTCTGTTGCGAGCGCACCCTGCTGTCTTGGCATAGGAAGCTCCTTTCGTGTGTGGTCACCACAAGCATCAGCCCGAATGGCCGTGCGCCGTGGTATCCGGTTGGTCCTACCTTAAGAGCATTCGATAGAACAATACGCCCCTTGGAGTTTCTGTCAATATTTGGGAATATTTTTTTAATTGGGATTTGAAGATTATTTGTACCATGACATACTATAGTTAGATTTGTTTGGAAAGGAGATGTATATGTGTCGACACAAGACACGCAAACCAGCTACCAAAGGAAGGCGCAAACTGACACCCCTCAAGCCTGTGAGGATCAAATTCGAAGACTGGCCGGAATACGAGAAAAAGGCACTTGAAGAAATCGACCGTTCGGAGAGACGTCCTCAGGGCCCGAGAGGCAACCCCATCATCAACGTCTGACTTCTTTTTTCCTCCCCTTGTGGGAGGATTTTTTATGAAAGAATATTTTTGAACTCGCTTTCAGAAATAATTTTCACGCCAAGTTTCTGGGCGTCCGCGAACTTAGTTCCTGGGTCAGACCCCGCAACAACATAGCTCGTATTTTTTGAAACGGAACTTGAAACTATTCCACCATTCGCGCGAATTAGCCCCTTGGCTTCGTCACGTGAAAGTGTTGCGAGTGTCCCGGTCAGCACAAATGTTTTACCCGAAAGCTTGGTAGCTTGTAGCTTGTAGCTTGTAGCTTCCACAGTAACGTACCTTAAAAGTTTTTTGAGAAGTTTTTTGTTCTCCGCATTCCTAAACCATTTGTATACCGATTGCGCCACAATCTCCCCCACCCCATCAAGTGCTTCTAGTTCCTCTCGTGATGCACTTTGTATTTTTTCTAACGTTTTAAAATGCTTTGCAATATCAATTGCCGTTTCTTCACCGACGTGTTCAATGGAAAGTCCAATCAACAATCGCGCAAGTGATACTTTTTTTGCTTTTTCAATTGATGTAATCAAATTATCTGCGGATTTTTCTGCAAATCTCGGCAAACTTAACAAATCTCCTTTGGTAATCGTAAAAATATCCGCAAAATCAGAAATAATCCCATTCTCTAAAAATACTTTTACCTGCTCCTTTCCTAGACCATCAATGTCAAAGGCGTGCTTGCCGACAAAATGTTCAAATCGTCTTTTGTTTTGCACAAACGAACCCGCGTATTTGCACTTCCATGCAGCTTGTCCGACAACACGTTCAACTGAACCATCTCCGCCACACAAGGCAACGTGTGTTGGAAACTTCCACACTTTTTCTTTTCCCGTACGTAAATCCTTGAGAACCTGAACAACCTCAGGAATAACGTCTCCTGCACGTTGCAAAACCACCGTATCGCCAATACGAATGTCTAAATCCCCTATAAAATCCTCATTATGAAGCGTTGCTCGAGAGACAGAGGCACCTCCCACAAAAACGGGTTTTAAGTGCGCTACGGGCGTTAAAACACCTGTACGGCCAACCTGTAACACAATATCTTCAACAATGGTTGTTACCTGTTGTGCTGGAAACTTATACGCAACGCCAAAGCGCGGTGCTTTTGCGGTAAAACCAAGGGAGCGTTGGAGTTCTTTTTCATTCACTTTAATCACCACCCCATCAATGTGATACGGCAACGATGAGCGTTTTTGTAGAGCATCTTTGTAATATGTTTCAATATCATCGACACCTGTGCATAATTGGTGAAAAGGATTTACAGCAAATCCAAGACGTTTCAGTGTTTGTAGTTCTTCGATTTGGGTCGGTGTGTCTTGAGAAGAAATTTTCTCAATATCATAGATGAACGTTTCTAGTTTGCGTGAAGCGGTAACGTCCGCATCAAGTTGGCGCAAAGAGCCCGCGGCAGCATTTCGAGTATTTACAAAAGGCGGTTCTCCATTTTTTTCTTTTTCAAGATTGATGCGGTGCAATTCTTTTTCAGCAAGCCACACCTCTCCGACTGCAATAATGTCAATGGGTTTCTTGAGTGTCTGCGGAATAGACGAAATTACGCGAGCCGAGTGTGTAATATTTTCTCCAATTTCTCCATCACCTCGTGTTGCAGCAAGAATCAATGTACCTTTCTTGTACGTGAGCACCACCTTGAGTCCATCAATTTTAAGTTCCGCACAATAGGTTGGTTTTTGTTTCACTCCTTCTTTTTCAAGGAATCGCTTAACTTTCGCATCCCACTCCACAAGTTCATCGTGCGAGAACACGTTGTCAAAAGAATACTGCGAAACCTCATGTCGTACTTTTGCAAACGCCTCTGATGCGGTACCTCCCACTTTTTCTGTTGGTGTGTCGGCAACTTTTAGTTCCGGATATTTTTGTTCTAACAACAAAAGTTCACGCACAAGCGCATCGTACGCTTCGTCACTGATTTCAGGAGCATCAAGCTCGTGGTACAAACGACCGTGTTTGCGCACCTCGGAGAGAAGTTTTTGGTACTTTTTTTGAACGTGGACAGGGGCCATATCACCCCATTGTACCTTGAAAACAGGAGAGGTTCGACCCCAATAGCGTAAGGTCGAACCTTACGGAAGAGTTTTAATACGTCGCGTGAAGTGCGCGTTCAAGACGACGATTACTATTTGGTACACACGTGTTATATCCACGAGAATTGATTTCCGTGCTGGAATTATCTACCGCAATAGCTCTTTTCGTTACCTCAACAAGAGCACAAGTGCCATCATCAAACGATATATCAAAAAATGTTATTGATTCATCAAGAGGCTCCTCGCCGAGAATAATCTTCCAATTCCCATCTCCGCCCGCTGGCACCCAACCTGTTGTTCCATCTTCTCTAATAGTTGTCTCATTAATGATTGTGCCTGCACACGTCAGTGGAATGCCATCGTCTTCTATAGAAGCAACTGGAGGCACAAACATATTGTTTGAGGTCCCTGAAAACAGTGCCGTAATCTCGTCTGAAGAAAGTTCCCGATTGTACACACGCACATCATCAAGTTCTCCGTTAAAGTATGCATCTCCTTCAACAAAAGGCAGCCCAAGGGTAAGTTGTGGTGCGGGTAAGCTTACAAAATTTGCTGGTGTGGTTCCAAGTGATTCATTGTTTACATATACCGCAAGACTTGTTCCGTCATACGTCACAACAACATGATTCCACCCAAGTCCAAGGGGCTTCGTCGCTATTGGTGTTTCTTCCCACCCACTCACCTGCAATATCCCGTCGGTATCAATAAGCCACTGGTGACCTTTGCCAGTATCACCAAGAAGAAGCACCCACTCATTTTGACCTTTGACCATAGGTAATCCGTTCACTTTTACCCGCGCACTAATAGTGTGTTCATTATCAGTTCCAAGAGAGAGTTTGTTATTAGTATTAAAAAAATCATCCACACCATCAAATGGGAGTGCGAGGCCAATTTGCCCATCCGTTCTTGTTATTTTGTCGTTAAGAGTACCATCATTCCCTTGTCCGCTACTATCAAATGCCTTGTCAAGATTTGAATCCACCACTTCCTCAAACCGCCAATAGCCGACGAGTCCACTGGCAAGCGAGTCACCATAAAATCCGAATGCTGGCGCACCACTACCGTCGTGCACATAATCCCAGTAGAGGGCACATTCAAGAGCTGAATCTGCGGCATAAAAAGCACCCTCTGATTCACGAACGCCTGAAGTTAAAATAAACTCTTTGTACGTAATATTAAAAATAGCAAGCCCAATGGAAAGCAGGAGCGACGAAATAAGCATTGCGTAGAAAAGAGTGAACCCGCGTGAATAGTAGGAAGTAGTAGGTAGTACGAAGTATGGGAACTTCTTTTTTTGTATTGTGTTGTTGTTTGTATTTTTCATTTTTCTTTTTTGCCTTCTACTTACTACATCCTACTTACTACTTACTTCTTACTTCTCCCCCCTACTGCCAATTAAATAACTCCTCGTGCAGTACAAAAGACCTATTCACCAACACATCATTCCACGACACGGTAATGGTTGCTGAAATTTCCCTATCGCGGTCTTCTCCATATGACAGCGAAACTGTTCGTGTAAATTTGGTATCTACCCAACCATTCTCATATCCATACTTACCCGTGGCGTCGTCAAACTGTAGAGCGGGACAGACGGTCTCATTTACACCTTCACATTTCGTAATTGTATTTTGAGGAATATCTACTGTGCACGAACTAGGACTAAAACAACCCTCAGGAAAAACAGAAAGCCAATCACCTGTACCGGTAATTGCACCACTGTCGCGTTTAAATCGTAAAAATTCAACCCCCTCTTGTGCAAGATAATTCGCCACTATCTGGTCACGCGCAATACGTGCCGCTCGGAGACCTTGTGCCGCAAGAGACAGCGGAGCAACCACAGAGACAATGAGCACCGCGATGGCAACAATAGTTTCAACGAAGGTGAACCCAGTATTCATGTAGCATGTAGCATGTAGCATGTAGCAATTTGATTCTTGTATTTTGTTATTTGTTTTGTGCTTCATGGTACATGTTGTGTGTTTCATGGTACATGTTTCGTGTTTCATTCAAATTCCTATCTCTCCAAAAATCTCTGTGTTATGAGTGTCTGTAAATTGAAGGCTACCTCTGTTCTGGGTGTTTTTCCTGCAGTTCCACGCATAATAATAAGCACTCGTGGCTGTCCACCATCATTCTCAAGATAAAATTTGAGCGTAGTAACATTAACGTCTGGAGAAGTCACGGGAAGAAAACCCCCACCTTCTCGGTCGCGCATAATTTGTCCTCTACCCTCTACTGTTGTTGCTAATTTATACGTCACTGGTACGACGGGCGCGCTGTCGGTATCGTTGAAAGAAAATATTTCAGAGCCACTCGCACAGTCTGCAAGCGCATCACCTGGTGTTGCTGAACATGAATAACCTCCTCCCACACGAATGGCGCGCGTCATGGCATCAAGTGAAAAATTGAGATTGTTCATGACCGTTTTTGTTGCCTGCGCCTTTCTGTTTGCATCAAGCATGCTTATTACTGCAGTTGCAGCAACAATCATCACAATAGAAAAGATAAAAAGCGCAACAATCATTTCTACGAGCGTGAAACCAGCATTCATGTGGCGTGTAGCATGTAGCATGTAGCAATTTGATTCTTGTTTTTTGTTATTTGTTTTGTGTTTCATGTTACATGTTGTGTGTTTCATTTAAATCCCCACCTCTTCTACCCCCGCTGGTGCTTCTTCCAATCGAGAAACTGAAATTTGTCCTGTTGATTCCACAACAACAAGCCGACTTCCTCCGCGTGGAGTAACTAATTCAATACCGACAGCACCAAGCGCTCTTGTTACACCACCTGAGACTGTGTTTATAATTGCATCTGGATTAGGGCGTTCAAATATAATATTCGCATTTTCTAGCTCGCTGTCGCATGTTTTCGCGGTTGAAAAATCACATAAACGCGCCACGGTGAAACCACGTCCTAGCGTAAATGTTTCAAGGGTTTCTTCTGGGCTACTACTATATGCGTAATTACCGTCAAGATCGAGAAAGAGTTTGTATGTTGTGGCATCCGTGCCTGCTTCAAAATACACACCATATGCATTATCAAAATTAGTACCCTGTCCCAGCACATGAATACCGTAATTTTGCGCCTGTCTAATAGAGAGCGCCACATCATATGCCACATCTGCAAGAAGCACCTCGTTATCAAACTGACTATTGCGCACAAGAACCACGGTGGAAATGAGGGCAAAAATACTCACCGTTACAATGAGTTCCATGAGGGTGAACCCGGCATTCATGTAGCGCGTAGCATGTAGCATGTAGCAATTTGGTTCTTGTATTTTGTTATTTGTTTTGTGTTTCATGTTACATGTTTTGTGGTACATGTTTCGTGCTACCCCATTAAATACGCCACAAGATTTATGTTGAAGAAAAAGACAATTGCAAAACCAAGAATAAGAAAGGGGGCAAACGGAACTTCACTCTTCATTGTAAAGCGTCCGTGCACTTCAGACAATGCACAAGCATGTGCATATTGAGCATAATCAACACACACAAGAACAATGCTCACCACGGCGCCAATCCAAAATGCAAAAAAGAGCGCCGAGAGTCCGCCTGTAATTCCGAGGACCCACCCAATACCGAGTGCAAGTTTTGCATCACCAAATCCCATCCATCGCCCGCCAGATACCAACCACAAAAACGCAAAGGGCAGAGCAATGAGTGGGCCGGCAAGTAAAATATTCAGAGACGGCGAAGCAAAACTTTCTCCGGTATGCGCGGGAAGAAAAAGCGCAATAAACGAAAAAGCGATAAATGCATATACAAACGCATCTGGAATTATTTTGTGTCGCATATCGTATACAAGTATCACAACAAGCAATGCCCAGATGACGAGTGAGAAAACGAAAGTTGTTAGATTTTCAATACCGAAACGGTAATAATTTAAAACAAACAAAATAGCTGTGAGGAGTTCAACGAGAGGATATTGCCATGAAATTGATGAGCCACACGTACGACACTTCCCTTTTTGTATGAGAAAGCTCCCGATAGGAAGTAATTCAAACCAACGCAGTTGTGCTCCACACTGTGCACATCCTGAACGACCAGCAATAGTTCGTCCTGTGTTATAGCGAAGAATGACGACATTGAGAAAACTCCCCACAATTGCACCGAGACAAAAGATGAAGAAGAACGAGAGAAATGTCATGCCCTTAAGTATAGCATTTAAGGGGTTTAACCCCTCAGCCCCTGAGGGGTTAAACCCCTGACACCGGAGGAGTTCAACTCCTATAAATTCCACATAACAAAAACCCGCCAGAAGCGGGTTTTTGTTTGCAATAGAGTTTCTAGAGAACTTAAGGTGTTACGTCGTAACAGAGATCTGTTGCACCTGTTGCAGTAGCATCAGAGGCACAGCCCGCAGCAATACTAACTCCGTCAAAAGCTGCAACTGCGACACAAGCGTCTGCACGAGCTT
This genomic window contains:
- the gatC gene encoding Asp-tRNA(Asn)/Glu-tRNA(Gln) amidotransferase subunit GatC encodes the protein MSISKADIEKLAQLARIELPEGEKESLAKDMDAIIAFVDELKGAKVNLDDHTSVGVPHNVLREDAHPHESGVYTEALLNNAPTREGNFVKVKNIL
- a CDS encoding type II secretion system GspH family protein, whose protein sequence is MKHKTNNKIQEPNCYMLHATRYMNAGFTLMELIVTVSIFALISTVVLVRNSQFDNEVLLADVAYDVALSIRQAQNYGIHVLGQGTNFDNAYGVYFEAGTDATTYKLFLDLDGNYAYSSSPEETLETFTLGRGFTVARLCDFSTAKTCDSELENANIIFERPNPDAIINTVSGGVTRALGAVGIELVTPRGGSRLVVVESTGQISVSRLEEAPAGVEEVGI
- a CDS encoding prepilin peptidase → MTFLSFFFIFCLGAIVGSFLNVVILRYNTGRTIAGRSGCAQCGAQLRWFELLPIGSFLIQKGKCRTCGSSISWQYPLVELLTAILFVLNYYRFGIENLTTFVFSLVIWALLVVILVYDMRHKIIPDAFVYAFIAFSFIALFLPAHTGESFASPSLNILLAGPLIALPFAFLWLVSGGRWMGFGDAKLALGIGWVLGITGGLSALFFAFWIGAVVSIVLVCVDYAQYAHACALSEVHGRFTMKSEVPFAPFLILGFAIVFFFNINLVAYLMG
- a CDS encoding type II secretion system GspH family protein, yielding MKHKTNNKKQESNCYMLHATRHMNAGFTLVEMIVALFIFSIVMIVAATAVISMLDANRKAQATKTVMNNLNFSLDAMTRAIRVGGGYSCSATPGDALADCASGSEIFSFNDTDSAPVVPVTYKLATTVEGRGQIMRDREGGGFLPVTSPDVNVTTLKFYLENDGGQPRVLIIMRGTAGKTPRTEVAFNLQTLITQRFLER
- the ligA gene encoding NAD-dependent DNA ligase LigA, giving the protein MAPVHVQKKYQKLLSEVRKHGRLYHELDAPEISDEAYDALVRELLLLEQKYPELKVADTPTEKVGGTASEAFAKVRHEVSQYSFDNVFSHDELVEWDAKVKRFLEKEGVKQKPTYCAELKIDGLKVVLTYKKGTLILAATRGDGEIGENITHSARVISSIPQTLKKPIDIIAVGEVWLAEKELHRINLEKEKNGEPPFVNTRNAAAGSLRQLDADVTASRKLETFIYDIEKISSQDTPTQIEELQTLKRLGFAVNPFHQLCTGVDDIETYYKDALQKRSSLPYHIDGVVIKVNEKELQRSLGFTAKAPRFGVAYKFPAQQVTTIVEDIVLQVGRTGVLTPVAHLKPVFVGGASVSRATLHNEDFIGDLDIRIGDTVVLQRAGDVIPEVVQVLKDLRTGKEKVWKFPTHVALCGGDGSVERVVGQAAWKCKYAGSFVQNKRRFEHFVGKHAFDIDGLGKEQVKVFLENGIISDFADIFTITKGDLLSLPRFAEKSADNLITSIEKAKKVSLARLLIGLSIEHVGEETAIDIAKHFKTLEKIQSASREELEALDGVGEIVAQSVYKWFRNAENKKLLKKLLRYVTVEATSYKLQATKLSGKTFVLTGTLATLSRDEAKGLIRANGGIVSSSVSKNTSYVVAGSDPGTKFADAQKLGVKIISESEFKNILS